One region of Luteolibacter rhizosphaerae genomic DNA includes:
- a CDS encoding protein-export chaperone SecB — MKLQLKKNVATQMALRAASEEEESHDGYDLAHRTLFTESTNTFEVQFRLTLTIAKSSHAGAQHFEVEYSSFFETDEEFDEEFKNSAFVRVNAPAIAFPFIRSYVAHVTLIAGYEPVILPSVNYRVPDELAKPQV; from the coding sequence ATGAAGCTCCAGCTCAAGAAGAACGTCGCCACTCAGATGGCGCTAAGGGCGGCTTCCGAGGAAGAGGAATCCCATGACGGATACGATCTTGCTCATCGTACGCTGTTCACTGAATCCACAAATACTTTCGAGGTCCAGTTCCGCCTTACACTCACAATAGCAAAGTCCTCTCATGCAGGTGCTCAGCACTTCGAAGTGGAATATTCTTCTTTCTTCGAAACTGACGAAGAGTTCGACGAGGAGTTCAAGAATTCCGCTTTCGTGAGGGTAAATGCGCCTGCCATCGCCTTTCCGTTCATTCGAAGCTACGTAGCTCATGTCACGCTGATCGCTGGATACGAACCTGTGATTCTTCCATCAGTGAACTACCGCGTACCCGACGAGCTAGCAAAGCCACAGGTCTAA